In Silene latifolia isolate original U9 population chromosome 3, ASM4854445v1, whole genome shotgun sequence, a single window of DNA contains:
- the LOC141648943 gene encoding uncharacterized protein LOC141648943 codes for MNNFRDAVDDCGLRDVTFEGHPFTFDNGQVAADNRQSRIDRAMVTENWQELYPYARLIHMTREWSDHSPLKLILDGREGQHEGGRRPFRFEQLWVGEEGCEEVVRRVWERGGTDFPVLVSDCATELLEWKSINIGNIVKTLSKRRRRLQVLDGLDRTASAIQERKKITKEIAQLLRDEEIFWRQRSRALWLKEGDKNTKFFHRKAT; via the coding sequence ATGAACAATTTCAGGGATGCGGTTGATGATTGTGGCCTCAGAGATGTAACTTTCGAAGGGCACCCTTTCACTTTCGATAATGGTCAGGTGGCTGCTGATAACCGTCAAAGCCGGATAGATAGAGCTATGGTGACGGAAAATTGGCAGGAATTGTACCCTTATGCGAGGCTTATTCATATGACTAGAGAATGGTCGGACCATTCTCCTTTGAAGCTGATTTTGGATGGTCGAGAGGGGCAGCATGAAGGAGGGAGGAGACCTTTTCGGTTTGAGCAGTTATGGGTGGGGGAAGAGGGGTGTGAAGAAGTTGTGAGGAGAGTGTGGGAGAGGGGGGGAACGGATTTTCCTGTTTTGGTGAGTGACTGTGCGACGGAATTATTGGAATGGAAAAGCATTAACATTGGTAATATTGTGAAGACCCTAAGTAAAAGGCGACGAAGATTGCAGGTACTGGATGGCCTAGATCGTACGGCGAGTGCTATTCAGGAGCGGAAGAAAATTACAAAAGAAATTGCGCAGCTGCTTCGTGACGAAGAAATCTTTTGGCGACAGAGGTCTCGCGCGTTATGGCTTAAAGAAGGGGATAAGAACACCAAGTTTTTCCACCGCAAAGCGACATAA
- the LOC141648944 gene encoding uncharacterized protein LOC141648944: MVYAYNGTQERKELWDRLCMFKRSIQGAWVICGDFNTVLVPAERLGGNSSVEEMEDFKACVDECEVADSPASGSFFTWCNKQDPGTRVYSRLDRVLVNQQWLADHPSVYAHFYCEGIFDHSPCVLQAFDDKDKKRRSFKYYNMWSQAENFKLCVQANWKGNWFGTKMYILTRQLKNLKCHLRKLNKENFADIENNFYRAQMHLEDIQDRLRRDPQNFQLIEMERDASNSVRFLATASHDFLVQKSKVTWMEKGDSNTKYFHQVIKCRQARNKVLNITNTQGVLCEDTSSIQGAFLQFYTSLLGTSVETRQVCQAVVRGGTLCEDHHNILLSPRHRFEIKKVMFSIPSHKVCWADGYSSAFLKIHGTLWGGMFVMPLRISFMKGNC, translated from the coding sequence ATGGTTTATGCATATAATGGGACTCAGGAGAGAAAGGAACTGTGGGACAGGTTGTGTatgtttaaaagaagcattcagGGAGCATGGGTCATCTGTGGTGACTTTAACACAGTGCTGGTGCCTGCTGAGAGATTGGGGGGCAATAGTTCTGTGGAGGAAATGGAAGACTTTAAGGCCTGTGTTGATGAATGTGAGGTAGCTGATAGCCCTGCTAGTGGGTCTTTCTTTACTTGGTGTAATAAACAAGATCCAGGTACTAGGGTTTATAgtagacttgatagagttttggTCAATCAACAATGGCTTGCTGATCACCCCTCTGTCTATGCTCATTTCTATTGTGAGGGCATCTTTGATCATTCCCCTTGTGTCTTGCAAGCCTTTGATGACAAAgataagaaaagaagaagttttaAATATTACAATATGTGGAGTCAAGCTGAGAATTTTAAGCTTTGTGTTCAGGCTAATTGGAAAGGTAATTGGTTTGGCACAAAGATGTATATTTTGACTAGACAGCTCAAGAATTTGAAGTGCCATCTTAGGAAGCTGAATAAGGAGAATTTTGCTGATATTGAAAACAATTTCTATAGAGCTCAAATGCATCTGGAGGATATCCAGGATAGGCTAAGGAGAGATCCTCAAAACTTTCAGCTTATTGAGATGGAGAGAGATGCTTCTAATAGTGTGAGATTTCTGGCTACTGCTAGCCATGATTTTTTAGTGCAGAAATCTAAGGTTACCTGGATGGAGAAAGGAGATAGCAATACCAAGTATTTCCATCAAGTAATCAAGTGTAGGCAGGCCAGGAACAAAGTCTTGAATATCACTAATACTCAGGGGGTTCTGTGTGAGGACACTAGCAGCATTCAGGGTGCTTTCCTGCAGTTCTACACTTCCCTTTTGGGTACTTCGGTTGAGACTAGGCAAGTGTGTCAAGCTGTGGTGCGAGGGGGCACTTTGTGCGAGGATCATCATAACATACTTCTATCCCCTCGTCATCGATTTGAGATCAAAAAGGTTATGTTTTCTATTCCTAGCCATAAGGTCTGCTGGGCCGATGGCTATTCTAGTGCCTTTTTAAAGATTCATGGGACATTGTGGGGAGGGATGTTTGTGATGCCATTAAGGATTTCTTTCATGAAGGGAAACTGTTAA